The sequence below is a genomic window from Thermanaerothrix sp..
ACGGCCCCTACCGATACCGGTCCTGCCATACGAACTCGCCTCCCAGATATATGACCACCCGGGCCTCCCCCCGGAACGGAGCGTCCACCGCCACGTACTCCCCGCCCTTGACCTGGGCCTCTTTCACAACCCTGGCGCCGTCATCGTCCACCAGTTCTATCTTAAGGGCCATGGGCTGGGTGAGGGGGGGCACCTGATACCTTATCTTGGCGGTCCTCAAAGGCCCGCCGGAGACCTTAGCCGCCTCCTTGGGCTCCACCTTACCCTCCGAACCCGCCGGCAAGCTGAGCTTCGGCGCCTCCTTGGGCTTTGGCTCCTCTTGCTTCTGCTCCACCTTGGGAGCGGAGGTCCCGGTGGATGTTTCGGCCTTAGGGGCCCCCTCCGTTACCCCCGGCGCCCCCTGGGGCTGTACCGCCGTCGAAGGGGCACCCTCGGAGCCTCCCGCCGCCACTCGCAGCGACACGGTGCTGCCCGGCGGGACCTTGGCCCCCATCCTGGGCAGGTGGGACACCACCACCCCCTCGGGGAAGGCCTGGGTCTTCACCCGGGCCCCCACCGCTCCCTTAAGGCCCATCTGGGTCAGCATTAGCATCGCCTGATCCACCGCCTGGCCGGTGAGGTCCGGGATCTCCACCAGATCCTCCCCTTCCAGCCCCTGGCTCACAAGGAGGCTCACCGACGCGGTGCTTGGGACCGACGCGGGGGATGCGGGGTTCTGGGCTATGACCTTGCCCGAGGGGGTCACGCCGTCCCGAACCTTGAGCACGTCGGACACCTTAAGCCCTGCGTCGGAAAGCCTCTTCACCGCCTCCCCCATCTCCAGCCCCCTCACGTCGGGCACCGTAACCACCCGACCACCCCGGCTGGCCTTGAGGATCACCACCTTGCCCCGCTCCACCTTCTCCCCCGGGTCCGGCCACTGGGACACCACCATACCCTGGGGCTGCGAGGAGTCCACCTGGTCTATCCTGGCCACCAACCCCTGTGACCTAAGGGCCTCCACCGCCTTCACCGCGTCCATGCCTATCACCGCAGGCACCTGCACCTCCGGGCTCTCAAAGAAGACCAGCCTGAGGGCCATGTAGGCGGAGCCCACTATGACCAAAAGGGAGATGAGAACCCCAAGCTTCAAAAAACGGCCCATGTCCTTGTATCCCTCCGCTAACCGCGCCGGTAGAGCACCGCGCAGTAAAATCCGTCCACCCAGGGCAGCCTGGGCCACACGTAGACGCCGAAAGGACGCCCCTTGACTATGTCCACGCCCTTAAAGGGGAACGGCTCCTCCACCACGTCCCGCCGGGAGGACAGCACCTCCCCCACCACCCGCTCGTTCTCCTCCCGAAAGAGGCTGCAGGTGGAGTAGACCACTCGCCCCCCCTTGGGCACGAGGCTCAACGCCCGGTCCAGAAGCTGACGCTGAAGCTCCGAGAGCCTGTCCGCCTCCTCGGGGGACATACGCCACTTCCCCTCGGGATGCCTGCCCCAGGTGCCGCTTCCGCTGCAGGGGGCGTCCAGCAGCACAAGATCAGGATCCTCCTTAGGGATCAGCGTCAAAGCGTCCCCCGCCCTTATGACGCCCCGGTGGGACAAGCCCCGCAGGTCCAAATCCGCCCTGGCGGCCTTCACCTTCCCCTCCGATATGTCCCAGCCCTCCAGGGTTACCCGCTGGTCCAACGTGAGCAGCGCGGACCCCTTGATACCCCTGCCGCAGCACATGTCAAGGACCCTGCCGCCCCTTGCAAGATGACCGGCGCAGCGGACCACCCACATGGAGGACTCGCTCATGGGGCGAAGAAGCCCCTCCCGGTAGCCGGGAACCTCCGGCGGGAAGCCGTGAAAACAGGTCCTCACCGAGAACTCCAGCTCATCGGAGGGCCAGCAGCGAATCCCGGCGGACCGCATGGCATCCATGAGCCTCTCCCTCTCCGCGGGAGGCACGAAGAAGGCGGAGTAACGGGTCATGGCCATCAGCCGGGCCAGCTCCCGGCCCTTCTTGGGGCCCCACTGGTCCATGAAGCGGCTCAGCCCCCAGAGGGGAAGCCCGTAGTACATGGCCACGTCCCGTGAGGAGGTGCTGGCCTTGAGGCGGTCCAGGAACTCCTGCCCCTCCCTCTCAAGGCGCTTCAAAACGCCGTGGAACAGGGGAACCTCCTCATCGGCCCCTTGATCCTTCATCACCTGGGCCAGCCCCTTGTAGAGAGGGCCCGGGTTGAAGTGCTTAAGCTCCATCAAGCCCGCAAGGCCCAGCATGAGGGCGTCCCGGGTGACGGGCTTCAGGTCCTTGAAGGGGCGCCTAAGGCGCTTTTCCAACATGAACCGCCACAGGCTGCGGCGTCTTAAGGCCCCGTAAACCAAAAGGGCCGCCAGCTTCCTGTCCCCCGGTAAGAGCTGGCCCGAAACCCTCCGCAGGGCCTCCGACGCAAAGGCCCCCTCCCCAACTTCCTTCCAAACCGTCAACGCTGCTTCTATTCCCCTCATATGGCAAACATCTCCTCCAGTCGGGCTCCTCCCGGGGACGCCGCATCCCAAGGCGGGAAAAACATAAAAAACAAAACCCGCGGGGGAAGCCCCCACGAGTTTATAACAAACCACCACTCCGCAAAAGGTCCTACTCGTCCCGGCCCCCGATCATGCCCCTCAGGAACAGGAGCCTTAGCAGCTGGGACACCGCCATCACCGTGGCGGCCACATAGGTAAGGGCCGCGGCGTTGAGCACCGCCCGGGCCCCCCTTATCTCGTCGGGCCCCAGGTACCCGGTGTCCGCCAGAAGCCGCAAGGCCCGGGCGGAAGCGTCGAACTCCACCGGCAGCGTCACCAGGTGGAACAGGATCACCCCAAGGAAGAACAGGATGCCAAGGTCCATCATGGACGGAGACCTGAACAGGAGCCCGATGAAGAACAGCGGAAGCGCCGCCATGGACCCCAGGTTAACCACCGGCACTATGGCGTTCCTTATCCTCAAGGGGGAGTACCCCTCAAGGTCCTGCACCGCGTGCCCCACCTCGTGGGCCGCCACACCTATGGCGGCTATGCTGTAGTTGCCCCACACGCTGTCCGAAAGCCTGAGCACCTTGCCCCGGGGGTCGTAGTGGTCCGTGAGGCTCCCAGGAACCCGCTCCACCGGGATCCTAAGGCCAAAACGGCCCAAAAGCCCCTGGGCCACCTGCTCCGCGGTAACACCCCGCCGGGCCCACACGGCGGAGTAACGGGCGTAGGTGCTCTGAACCCTCACCTGGGCCCAAATGCCCAGGATGACCGCCGGTATCAGAAACAACATGGTGGGGTCAAAAAACGGATAGAACATCTATGATCCCTCCCCTTCTCATGGCTTTTATCCCACATCCCATCAGCCTAAGGCCGCTACGGCCACAAGCGTCTAACTCCCATAATCATACTGAGGAGGGGACTACCCCTCCTCAGTAGTGTAACCTATTTTTAGAGAAAGAGCAACAATGGTCAAATCAGCGGGAGTAGAACTCCTTCATGGCCCCCACCACCGCCTCCTGCTCCTCCGGCGTCAGCTCCGGGAACATGGGAAGGGCGAGCACCTGGCCGGCCAAGGCCTCGCTGGCGGGGAAGTCCCCCTCCTTGTAGCCCAGGTAGCGGAAGCAGGGCTGCAGGTGCAGCGAGAGGGGGTAGTACACCCGGGTGGTGATCCCCCGCTGGGCCAGGAACTTCTGCAGCTCGTCCCGGTCCTTGGCCCTCACCACGTACTGGTGGAACACGTGCCGGTTGCCCTCAAGCTCCATGGGAGGAGTCACGAACTCCAAGAGGTCGTGGGCGGCGAAGAGCAGCCGGTACCGCTCCGCTACGGCCCGCCTCTCCTCGTTCCACTGCTCCGCGTGCCGAAGCCTCACCCGGAGTATGGCCGCCTGGATCTCGTCAAGCCGGCTGTTGAGCCCCACCTCGTCGTGGAAGTAGGTGGCGGAGGAGCCGTGCACCCGAAGGGACCGAAGCCTCTTCTCCATCTCGGGGTCCGTGGTGGCCACAAGCCCCCCGTCCCCGTAGCAGCCCAGGTTCTTGGTGGGGAAGAAGGAGAAACATGACAGGTCGCCCACCGCACCGCCCCTCAATATGCCGCCCCCCACCCGGCGGACCGCCCCAAAGGACTGGGCGCAGTCCTCCACCAGGGCTATCCCCCGCTCCTTAAGCTGGGAGGCTATCTCCTCCAAGGGGCACATCTGGCCGAAGATGTGCACCGGAAGCACCGCCTTGGTCCTAGGCGTCACCGCGTCCATCACCATGTCCATCCTCATGTTGTACGTGTCCATGTCCACGTCAACGTAGACCGCCCTGGCGCCAAGGCGGGATATGCAGCTGGTGCTGGCGAAGAACGTGAAGGGGGTGGTTATAACCTCATCCCCAGGGCCCACCCCAAGGGCCATGAGGGCCAATAGCAGCGCGTCGCTGCCGGAGGCGCAGCCCACCGCGTGGGGCACCCCAAGGTACGACGCGAACTCATCCTCAAAGGCCTTGACCTCGGGCCCCAGTATGAAGTGCTGGCTCTCAAGGACCTTGTCAACCGCCTCTCGGATCTCCTGGCGGACCCTGTCGTAGTTCCTCTTTAGATCGAACGAAGGTATCGAACTCAAAACCACTCTACCCCTTTTCAAAAAGATTGACCCCGGGGGCCATTTTAGTTATCCCCGGGGATCAACGCAACGTGGACTTTTTCACTTTTTTCCTTCCCCCCGTCCGCCCAAAGTCGGCGGAGCTCATTGGGGAACCTCCCATCCCCTCAGGGAGCCTTAATCTCCCCCTCGCTCAAGCTCCCCTTGGACAGCCTTATGTGGCTTCTCATCCTCTCCACCGCCCCTTGGGCGTCCCTGGCCCTCAAGGCGTCTATTATGAGCCGGTGCTCCCCAACGCTGGGGTTGCTCTCCACGATGTAGAAGGGGTCGTAAAACACGATGTACACGTTCGTGCGGGCCAGGATGTTCTCCACGTACTCCCTTAAAACCCGGTTCCCCGAGGCGTCCGCTATTATCCGGTGGAACGCCTCGTTCACCTCAAGGTACGCCTCCAGGTTCCGCTCCACAAAGGCCCTCTCCTCGTCCGCCACGCACTCCTCAAGGCGCCTTAAGTGCTTCTCCGTCACGTTGGAACACGCAAGCCGCACCGCAAGGCACTCCAGCTCCTCCCGCACCACGTAGGCGTCCTCCATCTCCTTCCGCCGGGGGGCCGCCACCCTGGCGCCGCTGTTGGGGATTATGAGCACCAAGCCCTCGCTGGCCAGCCTCCTCAAGGCCTCCCTCACCGGCGTACGGCTCACCTTAAGCCTGGTGGCTATGGCCACCTCCGGAAGCCTGGTGCCGGAGGTGAGCTGCTTGGTGATTATCTCCCGCCTCAGGGTGGAGTAGACATACTCCGCCGAGGTGGTGTAAAGTCTAGGCTCCTGAGCAGGTTCATTAAGCGATGGCTCGAACATGGGCGCCCCTCCCAAGGGGAATTTTTTCCAATATAAACTATTATTTGACATTGTAGCGCCGGTCGCACTATTACGCAAGGCGAGGGGATCCGTAGGTTCATCAAAACCATTGAGAGATCACCGGAGGTGCGTCTTATGCTGCATCCCGCCGAAGAACTATCCTCCCAGTTTCCGCTGCATCCCTCCCCGCTGGTGAAGTACATACGCCTGGGCCTCGCCAACGGGGCGCTGCCGCTCACTTCCGGCCAGCCATACCTGGAGGCCATGGACGTAGAAGCCATGGCGGAGTGCGCCATGGCCGGGATCCTGTCCCACAAAAAGGCCCTCCTCTACGGAAGCAACCGAGGCCTTGGGGCCCTGCGGGAAGCGGTGCTTCAGTGGCAAAAGGAGGAGGGCTGCGCCCCAAGGGAAGCGGCGGAGGAGAACCTGATGATGACCCTGGGCTCCCAGTACGCCTTCGACCTAATCTGCCAGGGCACCATCAACCCCAGCGACATGGTGGCCTTCGACGCCCCCTGCTACCCCGACACCTGGTGCACCCTGATCCGCCACAAAGCCCGCCTCCTGCCCATACCGGTGGACCGGGACGGCATGGACCTGGACCAGCTGGAGGAACGCTGCTCCAGGGGGGACGTGCCCAAGCTGGTGTACACCATCCTGAACCACCAAAACCCCTCGGGATGCTCCATGAGCCCCGAAAGGCAAAGGCGCCTCCTTGAGATGGCGGACCGCCACCGGTTCCTGGTGGTGGTGGACGACCCCTACCGGCTGTTGAACCTGGACGGCCCCCGAGACGACCAGGCCTCCATACCGTGCCTTGGGTTCCAATCAGGTATGGTGCTTTACCTTGGCTCCTTCTCAAAGATACTGGCGCCGGGAGTCCGGCTTGGCTGGATATTGGGGCACCCAGCCATGGTGGAGTCCCTGGCCAGGCTGCAGGAGATGACCATGATATCCCTTCCCGCTGCGGACTCCCTGCTGGTGCTGGAGTTCCTAAAACGAGGGCTCATGGCGGGACAGCTCCAGCGGGTTCGGAGCTTCCTCAAGGTCCGGCGGGACGCGCTGCGGGACGGGCTTCTAAGGTGGAACCTCAAACTAAGGGTACCCTCCGGGGGGTGCTTCATCAACCTCTTCGTGGACCAGCCCTCCGCCATGGCCGTGGAGCTGGTCACGAAAAGAGGGGTGGCCACGGTGCCGGAGCTGGCCTTCTGGCCTCCGGTGCCAAAGGCCCAGGACCGGTTCTTGCGGCTTTCCTTCTCCTGGTGTTCCCCCGAGGAGCTGCGCAGGGCGGCGGACACCATAGGACAGCTGGCCTCGGGAGGGGCGGAAGGATGAACAAACGGCTCCTGGTGCTTATACTCTCCATCTCCAGCGTGGTGGGCTACGGATACGCCCTGGGGGGCCTTGGGGGGTTCCTCCTGGGCCGGGGAAGCGTCCCCTACGTGGTATTAGGCCTTGCGGGGGGCACCCTTTGCGCCCTCCTGGCCCTCAAGCTCTGGAAGGAATACCTGAAGGAAGTGCTGGGGGAACTCCCAAAGGACCAGGGCCCTTCGTCTTAAAGCCCCTAGGTGGTGGCGGCTGCCTTGGGCGCACTCCTTGGCGGGCCTTGGGCACATGAGGCACCGGCGCTCCTGGAACCCCAGGGCCTGCCTCTTTATGGGCTTCGTGGGGTCCCAAAGGTCGAATACGTCAAGGTCCAAAAGCCTCCCCCACGGAAGCTCCTCCTCCAGCTTGAGGCACCTACCCTTCACCTCCAGGGGATCTGCCTCCACCGCCGCCAACAGGAACGGCCCCAGCGGGTCCTCCAGGCTTGCCAGCTCACGCCACCTAAGTCCCTCGAGGGCATTGGAAATGGCTCCCATAAGACGCCCCATACCACCCTTGAGGGACTTGGGCCAGCCCGGCACGTTAAGTCCCCCTTGCACCACAGCAGCTTCGTAAGGGCTAAGGCGGCGCAAATCCCCCACGAGGGCCTGACGGAGGGCGGAGCGCTCCTCCCGGGCCCTTAAGACCTCCTCCAGGGGTGAAGGCCCATAGCTCCCGTGATCACGCCCCCTGCGGCAGCCCATCCAAGACCTCCCTCACAACCCCGGCGGCCCTTCGAACGTCCTGGGAAGAGGCGGAGGCCACCGAAAGCCTCACCGCCGGGACGTCCTCCCCTAGGGGGGAGAAACGGCTTCCCGGCACCACCTCAACTCCTAAGCCCTTGAGGCGCCGGGCAAACTCCATGCCCCCGCAGGGGACCTTCAGCCACGCGAACACGCCGCCCTGGGGCACGGGGATCCTAAGGGCGCAACACAGGGCTTCCATGCGCTGCCTTACAAGGCATCGGTTCCTCTCCAGTATCCGGTTCACCGCCCCCTCTTCGAAAAGGCGCAGCGCCGTGAGCTGAGAAAAGAGGTTGGCGGCCCCGAAGAAGGTCTCCTTAAGCTCCAGCACGGCATCCATCATGCCATGGGGGCACAGAAGGTATCCAAGCTTCGCCTCCAGGAACAACCCCTGCGAAAAGGACCCTAAGTACAGCACCTCCCCCGTCATGTCCAACGCCTTAAGGGCCGGCACGCTGCTTGGGCCGTAGCGAAGCTCCCCGTAGGTGTCGTCCTCCAATATGACGAACCCCCGGTCCGCGCTCGCCTCCAGCACCCAGTTCCGCTCCTCAGCCCCCATGGTGCGCCCGGTGGGGTTGTGGAAGCTGGGGACCAGGTACACCACGTCCCCTCTGCTGGCGCCCTGCAGCTCCCGGAGGTTCTCAAAGGGCACTATCTCCATCCCAAGGGCTACACCCTGGCGGAACGCCAAAGGATACGTAAGACGGTCCACCCAAAGCCTTCTAGCCCCCCGCCGCACGAGGGCCCAAAGGCACAGGGAAAGCCCCTCTCGACCGCCGGATGTGACTATCATCTGCTCCTTAAGGGCCGGCACACCCCGGAGCGCCGAGTGTCCAGCTAGATGCCCCTTAAGCTCCTGCAGCCCCTCAAGGGGCGAGCTCCATCCCGGGGCTCCCAGCTTATCCATCACCCACCGCAAGGCCCGCCGGACCTCCCGCCTGGGCGCGAGATCCTCAAAGGGCCCCTCGGAGGCCAGGTCCACCCGGTCCAACACCCTAACGGGCCCGTTATCGCGCCGCTCCGCGGCGCACCCCGCCTCCACGGGGGCCACGAAGACCCCCTTCCGAGGCACAAGGCACACGAGCCCCTCCCCCTCCAGGTCCGAGTAGGCCTCCTCAACGGTGCTTCGGCTCACCTTTAAGGACCAGGACATCTCCCGGAAGGAGGGCAGCTGGCTTCCCGCAGGCAACGCGCCGGAAAGGATGAGCCGCCTTATGTGATGGCTAACCTGCCGGTGAAGGGGTACCGAAGACCCCCTGTCAAGGGGTATCTCCAGCAACTCAGTGCCCCCCCTTCGCGGCGGCCACCCGCTCAAAGAGCAAGCGGCCCCGCTCGGAGAGGAGGTAGCTCAAGGTGGTCTCCGGCAAAAGCTCCTTCAGGTCCTCCAACCGGCCCTCCGCCATGGCGCTACGGACCAAAGAGGCGGACACGGGCCTGCCGGACAGCTCAAGGCGGGGTATCTCCACCACCTCCACCCCGTAGCGGGGGAGCACCTCCATCATGGCCCGGTTATAGGCGGCGGTCACCGGGCAGTAGGGCTCGGTGCCAACGAAACGCCGCCTCACCCCAAGGGAGGGCACAAAAAGCCGGCCGAAAAGGTCCGCATCCAGACGGGTCTCTATGGTTATGAGCTCCTCCTTGGAGGGATCCCGCAGGAAGTAGGTGGGGAACGTGGCGGAGGAAACCGCGTAAGGGCCGCTGTCAAGGACGGTGACGTTCGGAAGGTCCGAAAGCCCCAGTTTCACCATCTCAAACCGGTCCTCAAAGGGGAACGAGGACCTATCCGCCCTCACCACCACCACGAAAAGGTGCTCCGACATGGAAGCGGCGATCTTGGCGAGGTAGCGGTGCCCCTTGGTGAAGGGGTTGGCGTTCATCACCACCGCCCCGGACTCAAGGACCCCCACCTCATCCCTCAGGGCCCCAAGGGAAGCGGCGAAGTCGTCCCTGTTGGGGCGCCCCATCTCCAAAAGCACCGCTCCGTCGGACCTTGCGATCTCAGTAAAACCCAGGGTCGCGAACTTATCCGCCTCCGACGGCTTGGTGTATATGAAGAAGTGCCCAAGCCCCTTAGGACGGGCCCACTCGATGAGCCTTGAAACCGCCTGGGCCGCAAGGCCCATCTCCTGGAACTCCTCCGCCACCGCCACCATCTTTATCACGTCCCCCTCAAGGGACGCGGTGGCGGCGGGACAAGAGCCCACCTTCAACAGCACCGTCACGTCCGGCGCGCCCTCAAGACGCAGACCCTGCGAGGTCAGAAGGCCCTTGACCTCCTTAGGCATACCGTGTCTTGGGGGATGAAAGAGCTCCACCTCAACGCCAAAGCTCATCTACCCCTCAACTCCCTCTTGACTACCTCACCTATGCTGGACCTGGGGAACTGATCCACCACCTCAAGGGATCTTGGTATCTTGTAGTGCGGGAGTCTTGCCTTGCAGAACTCCGCTATCTCCCTCAAGGTGGGCATCTCTCCGTTTCGTGGGATCACGAAGGCCTTTACCGCCTGGCCGCTTAAGGGGTTGGGCACCCCCACCACCGCCACGTCCTTGACCTTGGGGTGCTCCATGATCACCGCCTCCACCTCCTGGGGATACACGTTGAAGCCCCCCACGATGATGAGGTCGCTCACCCGGGCCACCAAGGTGACGTAACCGTCCCGGTCCACCTTAACCAGGTCCTCGGTGTCGAACCACCCGTCGTGGAACCTGGCCCGGTTGAGCTCCGGGTTCCTGAAGTAGCCCTCGAAGATCGAGGGGCCCCTCACCAGAAGACGGCCCTCCTCCCCCTCTCCGGCGGGGGATCCGTCGGAACGCAGCACCATGTGTTCAACCCCTGGGATGAAGGTCCCCACGGTGCCAGGACGCCTTTGGGCCTTCGAGGGGTTCACCGCCAGGACCGGCGACGTCTCCGTAAGGCCGTATCCCTCCAGAACCGGAACGCCCAGCACCGACTGGCAACGCTGGTCCAGCTTAGGGGGCAGCCGGTCCCCGCCGGATATGACCATCCTGAGGGAACTTGGGGACGCCCCCTTCCTCATGAAGGCGCCTATGAGCATGGAGATCATTATGGGAACCGCCGGCAGGACCGTGACGTCCCCCTTGCGGACCGCCTCCGCTGTCCCCTCGGGGGGCATGAAGGAGGGCACCACCACCTGGGGAAAGCCGAACAGGAGCGGTATAAGGCCGCACACGGTGAAGCCCAGGGCATGGAAGTTGGGCAGGGCGTTTAGGAACACGTCGTCGTCCTTGAGATCCGCCACGTGCCTCACGCAGGCCTCCGAGTTGGCAAGAAGGTTGCGGTGTGTAAGGGGCACCGCCTTGGGCGTGCCGGTGGTGCCGGAGGTCTGAAACACCACCGCCACGTCCGGGCTGTCTTGTACGCACTTTCGGCCGATGAAGGGCTGGATCCCCCCGTCCAGGCTCCCGGTGGTCCTGGGAACCAAAGACGCCAAGGACGCCTCGCTTCCCTCGGCCTCCACGATGCCGAAGAGGTCCAGGTGCTCCAACGTCCTGGAGTCCAAAACGCCCCGCCAGTTAAGGGGCGCCACCGCCCCCCCAAGGCGCCAAGCCGCAAGGGTAAGGGCCCAGAACAGGGGGCTGTTGGGCAAAAGGAGCCCCAGCCTCATCCCCTCCCCAAAACCGCTCGCCTTGAGGGCCTCAAGGCAGTCCTCGAACATGCCGAGGAACGCCCCCCTGGACCACCAGGCGCCATGCCACCAAAGACAGTGCTCCCCCTCTCCGGTGCCAAGCCTCTTCAAGATAGCCTCGTCCAGTCTATGATTCACGTCGTCGCCTCCAGAAACGATAAGGGAATTTGATGTGCAGCGGGATGCACCTCCGACTCAAAGCATACTATCACAGGGTAACGGCCAGGAAGGCCTCCCATGCGGCCATGAGGGGCATGAGCTCCTCCGGGATGTCGTACCTTGGGTGGTGCAGGCCGCACTCCATGCCGGTTCCAAGCAGCATGAGGCACGAAGACACCTCCATGGAGTAGAAGGAGAAGTCCTCGCCGGACAGCAGGGGATGCTCAAGATCCCTGATCGAGTCCGCCCCGAAGAACCTCTTAGCCGCCCCCATGACCCGCTCCACGCAGTCGGGGTCGTTGTGCACCGACGGGTAGTTCTTCACGTACTCCACCGAAGCCCTGGCCCTGTGGGCCCGGGCTATGAGGGGCACCATCTCCTCAAGGCGCTCCTTGAGGTAATCCCTGACCTTGGTGTTGAAGGCCCTTAGGGTGCCCCAAAGGTGGGCGTTCTCTGGGATCACGTTGTAGGCGTACCCCGCCTCCATCTGGCCGAAGGATATTACCACCCCCTCCAGGGGGTCCACCTCCCGGGATATGAGGCTCTGTATACCCACCACCACGTGGGACGCCGCCACCACCGGGTCCACGGTGGCGTGGGGGGTGGCGGCGTGGCCCCCCACCCCACGGATCTCCACGTGTATCCGGTCCGACAGGGCGGTCATGACGCCCTTCCTGGTGGCCAGGTACCCATAGGGTAGATGGGGCCACATCAGGACCCCAAGCACGGTGTCCACCTTGAAACGCCTGAAAAGCCCCCCGTCCACGAGGGCCTTGGCGCCCCCCCGCCCCTCCTCCGCGGGCTGGAAGAGGAATATCACCGGCCGCTCCAGCTGCTCCGCCCGGTTCGAAAGCAACATGGCGCAGCCCAAAAGGGACGCCATGTGGGCGTCGTGCCCGCAGGCGTGCATGACCCCCGGCATGGAGGACGAGAATGGAAGCCCCGTCTCCTCCTCCAGGGGCAACGCGTCCATCTCCGCCCTTAAGACCAGGGCGGGCCGGTCTATGTCCCCCCGCAACAGGCCTACAACCGACGTGGGCACCCCAAGGCCCGTAAAGACCCTCATGCCCTTCATCGATGACAGCGCCTGGGTTATGCGGGACGCGGTTATGTTCTCCTCAAAGGCCAGCTCCGGGAACTGGTGGAACTCCCTCCTCCAGGATACCATCAGCTCCCCAACCCCCTGAGCCTCCGCCAACAGCTCCGGCCCCAGGTCGCACATGTCGTCTTCCTTCAAGCTACCCCCCCCTTACACACTCCAGGGCCCGGACCCTCAAAGGGCCTACACCCCTCCAAGCCACCGCCGAACCCGACCATGACAGCTCCAAAGCTCCAAACGAACCGAAGAGGCCACCCCGTTTCGAAGGCTCCAGCCGTCCATGCCCTCAAGGCCCCCCTTAACGTACTCCACCTGCCACTCCCCCTGGGCCTGCCGGCTCTTAAGGAAGCCGGACCAGGGGCTTCTCAGCCCCAGGGCCGCGTCTCCCCTTTTGAGGAGGGGACCCTCATCCACCGCCCGGAGCACCCGGGGCTCCATCTCCCCATCCCCGCCGTAGGGGATGCCGTCGTAGGGGAACATGGCAAGCCCCTTAATGGCGCCGGAGGGGGTAAGCACCTCCCGGCCGAGTATCAGCGAGGATCCTCCATCGGCCAAAACCGGCTTGCCCGACAGGAACATCCGGCCTATGGAAGCCACAAGGGACCGGTTGTTCCGCAATTCTAACAGACCCAGGTATGCCGGGCCATGGGGGATTAAAAGTCCGTCAATGTCCTGGGGAAGATCCCCATCCTCCACCGGGACGGGCACCACGGAGCAGCCCATGGCGGCAAGAAGCGCCTCCCCATTGCCCCCTCCCAGGGACATGGAGTGGTGTTTCAACACCCCCACCAGCGGTTTTGATGGGATGCTCTCCGGCATCTCCTGTAGCTTCCAGGGCTGGGCCATGGTCCCAACGGCGCCGAAGGCGGGCCACAGGATCTGGTGCTCCATGGACTGGAGCCTGGCCACCGCGGCCTTGAGCCCCACGAGTAACGGCGGGATCTTGGAGGAACAAAGATCCCCCATGGAGGGCA
It includes:
- a CDS encoding [citrate (pro-3S)-lyase] ligase, whose protein sequence is MSFGVEVELFHPPRHGMPKEVKGLLTSQGLRLEGAPDVTVLLKVGSCPAATASLEGDVIKMVAVAEEFQEMGLAAQAVSRLIEWARPKGLGHFFIYTKPSEADKFATLGFTEIARSDGAVLLEMGRPNRDDFAASLGALRDEVGVLESGAVVMNANPFTKGHRYLAKIAASMSEHLFVVVVRADRSSFPFEDRFEMVKLGLSDLPNVTVLDSGPYAVSSATFPTYFLRDPSKEELITIETRLDADLFGRLFVPSLGVRRRFVGTEPYCPVTAAYNRAMMEVLPRYGVEVVEIPRLELSGRPVSASLVRSAMAEGRLEDLKELLPETTLSYLLSERGRLLFERVAAAKGGH
- a CDS encoding M20 family metallopeptidase, which gives rise to MKEDDMCDLGPELLAEAQGVGELMVSWRREFHQFPELAFEENITASRITQALSSMKGMRVFTGLGVPTSVVGLLRGDIDRPALVLRAEMDALPLEEETGLPFSSSMPGVMHACGHDAHMASLLGCAMLLSNRAEQLERPVIFLFQPAEEGRGGAKALVDGGLFRRFKVDTVLGVLMWPHLPYGYLATRKGVMTALSDRIHVEIRGVGGHAATPHATVDPVVAASHVVVGIQSLISREVDPLEGVVISFGQMEAGYAYNVIPENAHLWGTLRAFNTKVRDYLKERLEEMVPLIARAHRARASVEYVKNYPSVHNDPDCVERVMGAAKRFFGADSIRDLEHPLLSGEDFSFYSMEVSSCLMLLGTGMECGLHHPRYDIPEELMPLMAAWEAFLAVTL
- a CDS encoding long-chain fatty acid--CoA ligase, giving the protein MNHRLDEAILKRLGTGEGEHCLWWHGAWWSRGAFLGMFEDCLEALKASGFGEGMRLGLLLPNSPLFWALTLAAWRLGGAVAPLNWRGVLDSRTLEHLDLFGIVEAEGSEASLASLVPRTTGSLDGGIQPFIGRKCVQDSPDVAVVFQTSGTTGTPKAVPLTHRNLLANSEACVRHVADLKDDDVFLNALPNFHALGFTVCGLIPLLFGFPQVVVPSFMPPEGTAEAVRKGDVTVLPAVPIMISMLIGAFMRKGASPSSLRMVISGGDRLPPKLDQRCQSVLGVPVLEGYGLTETSPVLAVNPSKAQRRPGTVGTFIPGVEHMVLRSDGSPAGEGEEGRLLVRGPSIFEGYFRNPELNRARFHDGWFDTEDLVKVDRDGYVTLVARVSDLIIVGGFNVYPQEVEAVIMEHPKVKDVAVVGVPNPLSGQAVKAFVIPRNGEMPTLREIAEFCKARLPHYKIPRSLEVVDQFPRSSIGEVVKRELRGR
- a CDS encoding PLP-dependent aminotransferase family protein: MLEIPLDRGSSVPLHRQVSHHIRRLILSGALPAGSQLPSFREMSWSLKVSRSTVEEAYSDLEGEGLVCLVPRKGVFVAPVEAGCAAERRDNGPVRVLDRVDLASEGPFEDLAPRREVRRALRWVMDKLGAPGWSSPLEGLQELKGHLAGHSALRGVPALKEQMIVTSGGREGLSLCLWALVRRGARRLWVDRLTYPLAFRQGVALGMEIVPFENLRELQGASRGDVVYLVPSFHNPTGRTMGAEERNWVLEASADRGFVILEDDTYGELRYGPSSVPALKALDMTGEVLYLGSFSQGLFLEAKLGYLLCPHGMMDAVLELKETFFGAANLFSQLTALRLFEEGAVNRILERNRCLVRQRMEALCCALRIPVPQGGVFAWLKVPCGGMEFARRLKGLGVEVVPGSRFSPLGEDVPAVRLSVASASSQDVRRAAGVVREVLDGLPQGA